Genomic DNA from Hyperolius riggenbachi isolate aHypRig1 chromosome 10, aHypRig1.pri, whole genome shotgun sequence:
TCATCAGATCAGGGTAGGGGTGTGGAAACATCTTCATTACACATAACTACACCTACAGGTACAGATCAAAGATTTCCATGTTTGGGTTGCGGTAAGAGTTGTAGTAATAATTCAGATCTTGTTttacatcagaaagtgcatagtgGGAAGCATccatattcatgttcagagtgcgggaaatgCTTTATTCAGAAGTCACACCTTCTTGAACACCTCAGAATTCATACCAATAAACACTCTTTCtcttgttcagaatgtgggaaatgttttacacgTAAAACAGGTCTTGTTAAACACCACAAACTTCACACAGGTGAGCGCCCtttctcatgttcagagtgtgggaagggtttcattgAGAAAAAATCCTTTCTTAATCATGAGAGAATTCACAGAGGAGAACGTCCTtttccatgttcagagtgtggtaaATGCTTCACCGGGAAAAGATCCCTTCATAAACACCAAAGAACTCACACAAATGACCGTCCATTTTCATGCTCAGATTGTGGAAAATGTTTTAATCAGAAAAAAACTCTTCTTAGGCACCAAGGAATTCACACAGATGAACGGccgttttcatgttcagagtgtgggaaatgtttcactcgTAAAGAAACCCTTCTTGCTCACCAAAGAAGTCACACAGGGGAGTATCTGTTTTCATGTACAGAGTGCAGTAAAGTTTTTATACGTAAAGGAGATCTTCAAAAgcaccagagaattcacacagaCGAACGCCCTttttcttgttcagagtgtggcaaAGGTTTTACTCGTAAAGGAGACTTTCACAAACACCAGATAATTCACACAGGCGAGCGTCCCTttttgtgttcagagtgtgggaaaggtttcattTGGAAAGGGGATTTTCACAAACACCTGATAATCCACACAGGTAAGCGGCCTTTTTCTTGTTCGGAATGTGgcaaacgttttatcgataagggACACCTTCTCACccaccagagaattcacacaggtgaacGTCCTTTTAAATGTCtacagtgtgggaaatgttttgctcaaAAAGGAACCCTTCTTACGcaccagagaactcacacaggtgaaCGACCTttctcatgttcagaatgtgggaaaggcTTTTCTGAGAAAGGGCACCTTCTTAcacaccagagaattcacacaggggAGCGCCCTTTTTCTTGttttgagtgtgggaaaagtttcacagagaaaggtAGCCTTTTCAGGCATCAGAAAATTCACATAGGCGAGCATCTTTTATCATGCTCAGACTGTGGAGAGAGGTTCATGAATAAAGAAGCTCTTTGTATGCACCAAAGAACTCACACAGGTCAGAAGGTCttttcttgttcagagtgtggaaaagACTTCAGTCGTAAAGCTAATCTTCTTGTGCactagagaagtcacacaggtgagaagccattttcatgtacagactgtgggaaatgtttcattctTAAAAGAGACCTTCTTAAACACCAGAAAGTACATGCCGGCTAGTGTCCTTTCACTGTATAAATGCAGTATATTAACAAGCTACATTACGCTGACATAACTGTAATCATCCTTGTTACCTGTTCCCTCCTCTGAACCCCTCCATATATTTCACTGGGAAAGCTGCCTTCCATAGCTGTTAGCCATTACTGAGATTGGAGTGTTTTCCCCCAACAGTTGAATAGCCATCAGCACCCCCACAAGTGTGACAAGTCATCCTCTCTCTGGAATGAATGTGCCCTTGAGGTAAACCGAGCAAAGCAGTCAGGGTGTGAAAGATGCAATACTCTTgcatcctgctttgtgcagaggAATCGCCACCAGGAGACTTTATATGCGCCGGGAGACTATGCGCCTGCGCAttctgctccggcccacgtggcggtgattgacagcgccgctcgctcaggcgcagtacaggctgacctccaggtcagcctgacgtcatcgccggggaacgGGAGCGAgctcggcgaacggctgcggggagagctgcggcaagggacatgctgggtgcttggggctggaggaagctcccggtAAGTAACACTTACTTTATCCAAGgtaccctgatgactcctttaaggagaaCTCTGAAGGCCAAACTATAACTGTTTTTACAAACTAAGCTAGTAAACAGCATTGAAATTGTATTTCCAATTACAGAAATAGACTTTAAACCTAAAATTGCAGTATGAATCTCCCTTGTCCTCTTGTTACCTATTCTGCCTTTGCTCCTTTAGAAAAAGTCAGATCAGAGTGTTGCACTGCAAGCTTTGCCTCTGACTgttttatcttctctaaacaacaTTCTCTGCCTCTACCTACTGTGCCTGTGATAAGTCTTTTCAGCAGTAGTCAGGTTGGAGAGAGGAAGCGGAACACTCCTACAACACAGACTTTTGCTGAGCACCAAGACGCATACATTCTTTGTTATatgcaatgctggaggggagggcTGGAGGACACAGGTGTAGTACAATCTGTATAATAAACCGTGTGATTGATTGTAAACGTTCTTCATGATTTTTCTTTGTCTTTGTTATCTCTACTTGTTACTATTTTGTATTATTTTGCTTTGTTATTCTGTTGTATgaaaaagaataataaaaaataaaaaaaatagatcagaCCTGCGTTCTACTTTTGTGCCTAAATTCTGAAACAGGAAACAAACCTGTCTCTGTCCccatcaggaaaaacttccttTGCTTGCTGCCTAGACAGGAAGTGGATAAATCATTCTGATAGAGATGGTAACTTTAACTGGAATAACATATAATTATAGTAAATCTCAAGTGGAAATAAATTTTTGAAATGATTAATTGTATTTGTACTAAATGTAATATAACAAAACttgttctcatatttttattttaatttaaggGCTTTATATTTTAGACAGCGGAGACACGCTGTTGCGTCCCCTATTTAGGATCGGGTGGTGTTAAAACTACACCACCACATCTAGCTTAAGCAGCTGCAAGTGCTACATATTTTTAACCACACATGGCCATGAACCAACCTGTGTGTCAACTTTTTACTGCCTATAAAGTTATCCTACCTGCCTGTGGCCCATAATAATGACATCTATACCAGGCAcacattcattattttttttaccatcATACCATTAACTCCAAAGAACAATACCATCAGTGTATGGCAAATACAGACGGATTACGGATTAGTTCCAAATGTAGCGAGCAGTACAGACTTCAGGGTATTTCAATCAGCCAAACAAAACCAAATAGGAAAAAATTATAGCTCATTCAATTTAGGTTATACTCAAGTAGATTGGGGCAACTAACGGAACAGACAGCAAGCAAATAATATAAATTGTATATTTCCACATTCACAAATGACAAGATTACAGTGGGAGAGCTCTGCATAGCTTAGTTGTCTTTATCCTACACTCACTTGGCTCTGacattgacctgatgaagtgggcttccCTCTGTAACAATATCTCATCAATTGACCCTCCTCTAGAAAGATACAGAATTTTAAGAAGGCCTGCTACCTGTAAACAATTTGCATCTGCATTATGTAGAGAATGAACATGATCTATCATGTGACGTGCTCCCATGCCATTCCCTATAGATTCCCAAATCTCTGATACCCTCTCTGTCTGAGATGTCTAGAGAGTAACTGAGTACGTGGTATACACCTGGCCTCTCCAGAGCCTGGCTAATCGACTTAGCCTGATATCCCCTCTAAATGAGGTTGTCTGCCAATTCACATGCCTGAATCTCAaactcttccgggtcagagttgttTCTCTTGAGCCTGAGGAACTGGCCATACGGGACGGTGTCCTTTACATGTCTGGGATGGTAGCTGTCAAAATGTAGGAGACTACTGTGGCAGTGGTTTTTCCTGTATCCCTTAGTGGCGAGACAATCACCTATCACTTCAACCACGAGGTCCAGAAACTCAACCTTTTTGACACCAAAGTTGGCCACAATCTCCATGTTGATATCAATGGAGTTTAACCATCTCATAAATTCCTCAAATTCTCGCTGGCTACCATCCCAGACAATCAGGATGTCATCCATGTATCTTTTCCACAAGCAAAGAGAGTGCCTATACGGGTTGGAAGGGGACCAGATGACCCTTTTCTCCCAAACTGATAGAAACAGATCCCATAGCTGTTCCCAAGAGCTGTCTGTACCATTCCCCATTAAACTTAAAAGTATTATGTTCAAGTGCAAATTTCAGACACTCACAAATGTATTCGGCATACTCTTGATCCAGAATGTGGTACATTGCATCCAGCCCCTTCCCATGAGGGATCCTACTATACAGGCTCACTATGTCAACAGCGGCAAAGTGTAGGCCACTCTGCCACTCAAAACATTCAATCACCTGCAGGATGTCTACTGTGTCCCATACAAGAGACTTAACAGCCAAGGCATGGTCTTAACCTCATATCCAGGAATTTTGACACTTCCGTAGGTGAATCCACATTGGAGACGATAGGTCGCCCTGGGGGGTTCACCATTGTTTTATGTACTTTGGGCAGAGAGTACCAGACAGGAAACCTGGGAAAAACACTCCACAAATAGATCttcgcctatttttttttttttttttttttttttttttttagataaaaagCCAAGTTCAACCTCTCTTCTCAGAAGCATGGGAATTTAGACTTATCTTTTTCAATAGGGTTCCCCCTTAatttttcataaattgaggagtcccCAAGTTGCCTGTCTGCCTCCACCATATACATCTGCACAGGTAAGACCACGATATTCCCTCCCTTATCCGCAGGCTTGTAAATCAAGTCTTTGCAGGATTTTAACCAATTCAAGGCATGTCTTTCCTTCTCGGTTATATTGGGTTGATCGACTGGATAAAGACATGACCTGACCCCATATTAATTTGGTATTAACAACAAAAAAAGAGTGACCGCCACTCAACGaactataaaaatacaaatcttTATTGGTTAATAACTCATCCAATTCCCAGCTATTCCCCAAACTTCAAGACCTCCCCCCCATAAAAACTGCATCGGTAACTCTTTCAGGAGCGCTCCTAACCTCACATCCATCACCAgttacaccacaaacacacaatcTAGATCGGCCGATCTTATGACTGACATCCTGTGGAAACTATGAGGTACAAAGGAATGTCCACTTCCACTGGGCTATAGACACCAACTCGTCTGGTACCTTGATCTTCAGCAGATCACCAAGAACCCAAAATGCAACTTCATTAGCAAGACAAAGTCCGCTTCTTTAAATCGCCTTCGTGGCCGGATTCTGCCTTAATTAGAAGCCGGCGGCTGAATGTTCAACCCAGCCCTGCCCGGCCAGCATTAGACAATACCAGTCATTCAAAACAGGTGCTCCTCTTCAAAGACGGCCACAAAGCGTAAACATAAGCTTTTACCTTTATGCTTGAATGTGAGGAAATTGTTCATGGATATGTTGCGGCGTCCCGCAACACCAGGTACCCGGTATGTGCTGCCCTGCGGGCGGACATTAGACTTGCGGTATCCGTGAGGTAAAGGAGCGTCCCATCAACCTTTTGCAGTAAGCCACGTGGGCGTGGCTTACTGCAAAAGGTTGATGGGACGCTCCTTTACCTCACGGATACCGCAAGTCTAATGTCCGCCCGCAGGGCAGCACATACCGGGTACCTGGTGTTGCGGGACGCCGCAACATATCCATGAACAATTTCCTCACATTCAAGCATAAAGGTAAAAGCTTATGTTTACGCTTTGTGGCCGTCTTTGAAGAGGAGCACCTGTTTTGAATGACTGGTATTGTCTAATGCTGGCCGGGCAGGGCTGGGTTGAACATTCAGCCGCCAGCTTCTAATTAAGGCAGAATCTGGCCACGAAGGCGATTTAAAGAAGCAGACTTTGTCTTGCTAATGAAGTTGCATTTTGGGTTCTTGGTGATCTGCTGAAGATCAAGGTACCAGACGAGTTGGTGTCTATAGCCCAGTGGAAGTGGACATTCCTTTGTACCTCATAGTTTCCACAGGATGTCAGTCATAAGATCGGCCGATCTAgattgtgtgtttgtggtgtaacTGGTGATGGATGTGAGGTTAGGAGCGCTCCTGAAAGAGTTACCGATGCAGTTTTTATTGGGGGGGAGGTCTTGAAGTTTGGGGAATAGCTGGGAATTGGATGAGTTATTGACCAATAaagatttgtatttttatagttcgttgagtggcggtcactctttttttgttgttgctgatTATGTTTGGTGACCTGCCTTCCCCTTAATTGGGTGAACTTACCAATAAGGACCTGTGCACCAGATTACACAATTTTTTGTTAATTtggtattaacctccttagcggtatggacaagctcagctcgtccatttccgctggagggcgccgctcaggccctgctgggccgattttcataaatttttttttaatacacgcagctagcactttgctagctgcgtgtctaccttgatcgccgccgcttgccgctGATGCACCACTACCTGCCGCGttagagtgcccccccccccgccagaccccgtgcgcagcctggccaatcactgccagacagggctgagaggtggatcgggactcccgatgacatcacaacgtcgatgacgtcatcacgatcgtcgccatggcgacgggggaagccctaaaggaaatcccgttcagaacggcatTTCCTTATGGGAAGGcagtgcggcggcggcggcgatcggaggggctgggcggacactgcagggaggggggaatcgtagctagcgccaggctagctacatgatagaaaaaaaaaccctaaaaaaatagtgctgcgcatccaccctggcgcGTTTAAtacaacgccagggtggttaaacaataccagttgcctggcatcctgctgatctttacagcataagcagtgtctgaatcacacacctgaaacaagcatgtggctcatctagtcaaacttaaagggaacctgaactaagtaaaattatttaaaataatcgCGGCGCTCAGGAAgtaatcctcatacacaccttgtttaacagacattcatctgcatatctgacaatcatctgcagatctgaaaatccatcctggttgatctgatctgcagatgaatgtctgttaaacaaggtgtgtatgagtatctgcagatatcatagactatgaatagactatgaatgcattttgcaggaatggatcttttgcaggaacagatcttttgcagataatgatcttttaaatgtgtacagcatctttgtgtggagcatcctgcaaagatttttatctgatggggagttcagcactatagaatagactgtgtaggtgtggctcttaaggggcccatacacctaacgattttcccgccgatatacagccgttttgatcacagtgatcgaaacggctgtgaaatctccacgcac
This window encodes:
- the LOC137534766 gene encoding oocyte zinc finger protein XlCOF6-like; translated protein: MKNQPPLTSPDGSSNRNPPERCTGPLYSQAHSQEDPSIPHHYQSEEHTDLKIEVKEEEEETYRCGDQQQFMEQEEIMRTIKVETYVRGDQHTVKKSEMMRTIKKEEELHVRSDHQSLEKEEIMNRIKEEKEICVRSDPQSVKEGDMMRTIKEEEDICVKVDQQSAEECEMMEVNKEEEMYVRRDLHSAEEGEITLTIKQDASNVDISSDGGQDVGNTPEGHLISPPDDNAEDNGITQYSPGGNPITGNTHHRLYHEERSPDPSNPEESSDTSHPGTPDIQAGFHGVHRSSDQGRGVETSSLHITTPTGTDQRFPCLGCGKSCSNNSDLVLHQKVHSGKHPYSCSECGKCFIQKSHLLEHLRIHTNKHSFSCSECGKCFTRKTGLVKHHKLHTGERPFSCSECGKGFIEKKSFLNHERIHRGERPFPCSECGKCFTGKRSLHKHQRTHTNDRPFSCSDCGKCFNQKKTLLRHQGIHTDERPFSCSECGKCFTRKETLLAHQRSHTGEYLFSCTECSKVFIRKGDLQKHQRIHTDERPFSCSECGKGFTRKGDFHKHQIIHTGERPFLCSECGKGFIWKGDFHKHLIIHTGKRPFSCSECGKRFIDKGHLLTHQRIHTGERPFKCLQCGKCFAQKGTLLTHQRTHTGERPFSCSECGKGFSEKGHLLTHQRIHTGERPFSCFECGKSFTEKGSLFRHQKIHIGEHLLSCSDCGERFMNKEALCMHQRTHTGQKVFSCSECGKDFSRKANLLVH